A window of the Brassica oleracea var. oleracea cultivar TO1000 chromosome C1, BOL, whole genome shotgun sequence genome harbors these coding sequences:
- the LOC106316485 gene encoding F-box/kelch-repeat protein At3g16740-like, whose product MMISDLPRDMVEEVLCKLPMTSLRRARFTCKRWNNTLSKDWRFTRKYNGEAAKRKEFQVVMILEYKVYLMSVNLHNPSPSIEPIGKLHDAGVDIINVFHCQGLLLCVTKDGTRLVVWNPFTGQTRWIKPRDSYHRCDRYALGYENRNNYPLKVLRFVDDYDRNLKRQYFYRGLSLKGNTYWFAENKVAPGKIGRVFLLCFNFTTESFGPRLLLPFHGRYGDTLTLSSVRKEQLAVLFQECAPAYTLKVWISSKVGPNAVSWNNVFLSVDMKPLIGFQFHCFAGSFFVDEKNKAVVVIDTTRGHPFTIRNMAYVLGENGYFKSVDLGDFAPMKCWPLVCSYLPSLVKF is encoded by the exons ATGATGATATCGGATCTCCCAAGGGATATGGTGGAGGAGGTGCTCTGTAAGCTTCCGATGACATCTCTGAGAAGAGCTCGATTCACCTGCAAAAGATGGAACAACACTTTATCAAAAGATTGGAGATTTACAAGAAAGTACAATGGTGAAGCAGCAAAGAGGAAGGAGTTTCAGGTGGTGATGATACTCGAATACAAGGTTTACTTGATGAGCGTCAACCTCCACAATCCATCTCCATCTATAGAGCCTATAGGTAAACTCCACGATGCTGGAGTCGACATAATTAATGTCTTTCACTGCCAAGGTTTGTTGTTATGCGTTACCAAAGACGGAACTAGGCTTGTTGTTTGGAACCCTTTTACTGGACAAACAAGGTGGATCAAACCCAGAGATTCTTACCACAGATGTGACAGGTATGCTCTCGGATACGAGAACAGGAACAACTACCCGCTCAAAGTCTTGAGATTTGTGGATGACTACGACCGCAACTTAAAGCGCCAA TATTTTTACCGCGGCTTGTCTCTCAAGGGCAATACTTACTGGTTTGCCGAAAACAAGGTTGCACCAGGCAAAATAGGAAGAGTTTTTTTACTCTGTTTCAACTTTACAACAGAGAGTTTTGGACCGCGTCTGCTTCTGCCTTTTCACGGTCGCTATGGAGATACATTGACTCTATCTAGCGTTAGAAAAGAGCAGCTTGCTGTCCTGTTTCAAGAATGTGCACCTGCATACACCTTGAAGGTTTGGATTAGTAGCAAGGTTGGTCCCAATGCAGTGTCGTGGAACAATGTGTTCTTATCGGTTGATATGAAACCACTAATCGGTTTTCAGTTTCATTGTTTCGCTGGAAGTTTCTTTGTTGATGAGAAGAACAAGGCCGTTGTGGTTATTGATACGACTAGAGGTCATCCTTTCACTATTCGTAATATGGCTTACGTTCTTGGTGAAAATGGATACTTCAAATCAGTCGATCTCGGTGATTTTGCACCCATGAAGTGCTGGCCACTTGTGTGCTCTTATCTTCCAAGCTTGGTGAAATTCTAG
- the LOC106339019 gene encoding uncharacterized protein LOC106339019 yields MAISHALQPLLHFHLLVSLFVLPVALAASVSDFRICQNSQQSPIKVNAVEVSPYSFTSGTNANFTITGFTSQEIPNDAEVSVGLTSDGTLRTGSLVTTLKRYSLCDITTSCPVAPGSIVLTFSNIFIPQDLLQLIGKGYYVLVRILKMNNSPAYEPMMCIMLN; encoded by the exons ATGGCGATATCTCACGCCCTGCAGCCTTTGCTTCATTTTCACCTCCTTGTGTCACTCTTTGTCTTACCAGTTGCTTTGGCCGCCTCTGTCAGCGACTTCCGAATCTGCCAGA ATTCTCAGCAGTCTCCCATTAAAGTTAACGCTGTGGAGGTCTCTCCATACTCATTTACGAGTGGCACTAACGCAAACTTTACCATAACCGGTTTTACAA GCCAAGAAATACCTAATGATGCAGAAGTAAGTGTAGGACTCACTTCTGATGGGACACTCCGCACGGGGTCACTTGTAACCACTTTAAAACGTTACTCCCTCTGCGATATAACAACGTCATGCCCTGTTGCACCTGGCTCCATTGTGCTCACTTTCTCAAACATATTCATTCCACAAGACTTACTACAACTCATAGGA AAAGGATACTATGTTCTTGTCCGGATACTCAAGATGAATAATTCACCTGCATATGAGCCTATGATGTGCATCATGCTCAATTGA
- the LOC106316495 gene encoding pyridoxal 5'-phosphate synthase-like subunit PDX1.2, giving the protein MADHDQGAVTLYSGTAITDAAKKNHPFSVKVGLAQVLRGGAVVEVSSVNQAKIAESAGACAVLISDPPRSPAAAGVQRMPDPSLVKEVKRAVSVPVMARARVGHFVEAQILEHLAVDYIDESEILSVADEGNFINKHNFRSPFICGCRDTGEALRRIREGAAMIRIQGDVTRTGNVAETVRNVRRVMGDVRVLNNMDDDEVFAFAKKLSAPYDLVAQTKQMGRVPVVQFASGGITTPADAALMMQLGCDGVFVGCEVFEGTDPFKRVRSIVQAVQHYNDPHVLAEMSSGLESAMESLSVSGDRIQGSV; this is encoded by the coding sequence ATGGCGGATCATGACCAAGGCGCCGTGACTCTCTACAGCGGCACAGCCATCACCGACGCCGCCAAGAAAAACCACCCCTTCTCCGTCAAAGTCGGCTTAGCTCAAGTCCTCCGCGGCGGCGCCGTCGTCGAGGTCTCCTCCGTAAACCAAGCCAAGATCGCCGAATCCGCCGGCGCATGCGCCGTCCTCATCTCGGATCCGCCCCGATCCCCTGCCGCCGCCGGCGTGCAGCGCATGCCGGATCCGTCCCTCGTCAAAGAAGTGAAACGCGCGGTCTCCGTCCCCGTGATGGCACGCGCGCGCGTCGGTCATTTCGTGGAAGCTCAGATCCTGGAGCATCTCGCCGTTGACTACATCGACGAGAGCGAGATCCTCTCGGTTGCAGACGAAGGTAACTTCATCAACAAGCATAACTTCCGATCCCCGTTTATTTGCGGATGCCGCGACACCGGCGAGGCGTTGAGGAGGATCAGGGAAGGAGCCGCGATGATTAGGATCCAGGGAGATGTTACAAGAACAGGGAACGTTGCGGAGACTGTGAGGAACGTTAGGAGAGTGATGGGTGACGTTAGGGTTCTGAACAACATGGATGACGATGAGGTTTTCGCGTTTGCGAAGAAGTTGTCTGCGCCGTACGATCTCGTGGCGCAGACCAAGCAGATGGGGAGGGTTCCGGTTGTGCAGTTCGCGTCTGGTGGGATCACGACTCCTGCTGATGCGGCGTTGATGATGCAGTTGGGGTGTGATGGGGTTTTTGTGGGTTGTGAGGTTTTTGAGGGGACGGATCCGTTTAAGAGAGTGAGGAGTATTGTTCAGGCTGTTCAGCATTATAATGATCCTCATGTGTTGGCTGAGATGAGCTCTGGGCTGGAGAGTGCGATGGAGAGCTTGAGTGTGAGTGGTGACAGGATTCAAGGAAGTGTTTGA